The Methanobrevibacter sp. nucleotide sequence CGAGGTTTTTTTTCCGAGTTGTTGAGTCCGCTGCTTCCAATTGTTCGCTTGCATTATTTTAAAGTTAGTACAAATTATATATTTTCAGACTTAATGTGTGATTTGATATAGTTTGGTTAGGTGTTAACAGTAAGGGTGAAAATTGCGCTGATAATTATTTAATTATTTTCATATGTTTGTATTATATTAGGTATTGCGGTCATAGCATGGGGGTTATACCTGGTCTCGTTTCGATCCCAGTAGTGAAGTCCTTTTGTGTTTTGTTTGTGTACTATGGTTTTCTATGGGAATTTCATTTCGCTGCAAGCTCATTATATTTATACACTCACAACCGTACCTAGAATTTATATAACTATCATGTATTTAATTGTAATGACTAATTTGAAATTTTTGATGTTTTTTTAATTAGTTATAATCGTTGAGAACATTTATTGGAATTTATTCCACTATCCTTGAAGGAGGATGATAGTATACCAACCAGAACCATGAATTATACTAACCGTGTAGTTCAGCCTGATAACTTTTCTAATGATGAGGTTCAACCTTGTCCTGAATGTGGTTCTACCAAAAGAATCGTTGATAACCAAAGAGCAGAAGTTTCATGTGCTCGCTGTGGTATTGTTTTAGATGAAAACATTATGGACAGGGGTCCTGAATGGAGAGCATTTGACCATGAGCAACGTGACAGACGTGCTAGAACAGGTGCTCCATCAACATATACAATCTCAGATAAAGGATTAACCACTACAATTGACTATAAAAATGTTGATTATAACGGACGTAAAATCCCTGAAAGAAATAGAACCCAAATGTACAGATTGAGAAAATGGAACAAAAGGCTTAGAATTTCCAGATCAGGTGAGCGTAATTTGGCATTGGCTTTAAGTGAGCTTGATAATATGTCTTCAGGATTAGGCATTCCTCGTAATGCAAGGGAAGACGCAGCAATTATCTATAGGAATGCAGCTAAGAACAATCTTGTTCGCGGTAGATCAATTGAAAGCGTTGTTGCAGCATCAATTTATACTGCCTGCAGACGTTGCAATATTCCACGTACCTTGGATGAAGTTTCAGAAGTATCCAATGTTCCCAAAAAGCAGATTGGTAAAAATTATAGATTTTTATCAAGAAAATTGAACATTAAATTGGAACCTACTTCACCGGTTGACTATATTCCAAGATTCGCAAGCAAGTTAGGGTTATCTGGTGTGGTTCAGGCTAGGGCAATTGAAATTATTCATGAAGCTCGAGAAAATGGGTTAAACTCAGGCAAAGCACCGACAGGTCTTGCGGCAGCAGCATTATATATTGCATCTATTTTCAGCTGTGAGAGAAAAACCCAA carries:
- a CDS encoding transcription initiation factor IIB gives rise to the protein MNYTNRVVQPDNFSNDEVQPCPECGSTKRIVDNQRAEVSCARCGIVLDENIMDRGPEWRAFDHEQRDRRARTGAPSTYTISDKGLTTTIDYKNVDYNGRKIPERNRTQMYRLRKWNKRLRISRSGERNLALALSELDNMSSGLGIPRNAREDAAIIYRNAAKNNLVRGRSIESVVAASIYTACRRCNIPRTLDEVSEVSNVPKKQIGKNYRFLSRKLNIKLEPTSPVDYIPRFASKLGLSGVVQARAIEIIHEARENGLNSGKAPTGLAAAALYIASIFSCERKTQKDIAVVANVTEVTIRNRYKELSEKLNFEGTF